In one window of Microtus pennsylvanicus isolate mMicPen1 chromosome 2, mMicPen1.hap1, whole genome shotgun sequence DNA:
- the Fshb gene encoding follitropin subunit beta: MKSIRFCILFWCWRAICCQGCELTNITIAVEKEECRFCVSINTTWCAGYCYTRDLVYKDPVRPNAQKVCTFKELVYETIRLPGCAHHADSLYTYPVATECHCGKCSSDSTDCTVRGLGPSYCSFGEMKE, translated from the exons ATGAAGTCGATCCGGTTCTGCATTCTATTCTGGTGCTGGCGAGCAATCTGCTGCCAAGGCTGTGAGTTGACCAACATCACCATTGCAGTAGAGAAGGAAGAGTGTCGCTTCTGCGTCAGCATCAACACCACTTGGTGTGCAGGATACTGCTACACGAGG GACCTGGTGTATAAGGACCCTGTCAGACCCAACGCCCAGAAAGTATGCACCTTCAAGGAGCTGGTGTACGAGACCATAAGACTGCCCGGCTGTGCTCACCACGCAGACTCCCTCTACACATACCCCGTAGCCACCGAATGTCACTGTGGCAAGTGCAGTAGCGACAGCACAGACTGCACCGTGCGAGGCCTGGGACCCAGCTACTGCTCCTTCGGTGAAATGAAGGAGTAA